Proteins from a single region of Pyrus communis chromosome 6, drPyrComm1.1, whole genome shotgun sequence:
- the LOC137735983 gene encoding uncharacterized protein: MTPFEALYGKSCRTPLCWSEVGERVLVGLEIVDETTQNVQVIKSNLKAAQDRQKSLADRHATDRVYEVGDWVFLKISPWRGVVRFGKKDSLHVIPAQPLEINLDLTYDKEPVTILDWKEKVLRNKAMSKPGGSSDEGSPHSASSNNVRVFRVFVRV, translated from the exons ATGACACCATTTGAGGCACTATATGGTAAATCTTGTCGAACACCTTTGTGTTGGTCAGAAGTCGGAGAACGAGTTTTGGTGGGTCTAGAGATTGTAGatgagactactcaaaatgttcaggtaattaagtctaacctgaaggcAGCCCAGGATCGACAAAAGAGCTTAGCAGACCGGCATGCtactgacagagtgtatgaaGTGGGTGATTGGGTGTTTTTGAAgatttcaccgtggagaggtgtagtacggtttggaaagaaag ATTCGTTGCATGTGATACCTGCTCAACCACTGGAAATTAATCTGGATTTGACATATGACAAGGAACCAGTAACAATTctggattggaaggaaaaggttctgaggaacaaggcG ATGTCAAAGCCTGGAGGTTCTAGTGATGAGGGCTCCCCTCATTCTGCCTCTAGTAACAATGTTAGAGTCTTCAGGGTCTTTGTTAGAGTCTAG